The Dehalogenimonas sp. 4OHTPN genome window below encodes:
- a CDS encoding M42 family metallopeptidase, whose translation MDAIEQLLKDLTEASGVPGYEGDIQKIMESRLKPIGEVSRDRLGSVICAKRGGAEGPRILLAAHMDEIGFMVKLINKDGFIKFVPLGGWPNQHLPAQRVRIETSGGPVTGVICGPPPHLLPEADRGKSFDKKELFIDIGATSREEAIGAGVRVGDPVVPDSLFKVLSMKEPTYAAKAFDDRVGCALLIAVMEELAGVEHKNTVFGVGTVQEEVGLRGATTSVEMVKPDVAIILDIGPIGDVPGIKPDESATKLGGGPTLLVYDTRMIPNLKLRDLVIRTAGELNIPLQLDTLEFGGYDGGAVHLHDRGVPTVVIAIPTRHAHSHNSIIRRSDFDHALRLVGELIVRLDGKAVSGLCG comes from the coding sequence ATGGATGCCATCGAACAACTGCTTAAGGACCTGACGGAAGCCAGCGGGGTGCCGGGGTATGAGGGGGATATCCAAAAGATCATGGAAAGCCGGCTTAAGCCCATTGGCGAGGTGTCAAGGGACAGGCTGGGCAGTGTCATTTGCGCCAAACGCGGCGGCGCCGAAGGCCCCAGGATACTCCTCGCGGCACACATGGACGAGATCGGATTCATGGTGAAACTGATCAACAAGGACGGCTTTATAAAATTCGTGCCCCTCGGCGGCTGGCCGAACCAGCACCTCCCGGCGCAGCGGGTGCGCATTGAAACATCCGGCGGGCCGGTCACCGGCGTTATCTGCGGTCCGCCGCCGCACCTGCTGCCGGAGGCGGACCGCGGCAAATCCTTCGATAAAAAGGAGTTGTTCATTGATATCGGCGCGACTTCGCGGGAAGAGGCCATCGGAGCGGGTGTCCGCGTCGGCGACCCGGTGGTTCCCGACAGCCTTTTCAAGGTGCTTTCGATGAAAGAGCCAACCTACGCGGCCAAGGCTTTTGACGACCGGGTGGGCTGCGCTCTACTGATCGCGGTTATGGAAGAGCTGGCGGGAGTTGAACATAAAAATACGGTCTTCGGCGTCGGCACGGTGCAGGAGGAAGTCGGGTTACGCGGCGCCACGACCAGCGTCGAAATGGTTAAACCCGACGTGGCCATTATCCTGGATATCGGGCCGATCGGCGATGTGCCGGGCATCAAACCTGACGAGTCGGCAACGAAACTCGGCGGCGGACCGACGCTGCTGGTCTATGATACAAGGATGATCCCAAACCTGAAGCTCCGCGATCTGGTTATCAGAACCGCCGGCGAACTTAATATCCCTCTTCAGCTCGATACCCTGGAATTCGGCGGGTACGACGGCGGCGCTGTCCACCTTCACGACCGGGGGGTGCCGACTGTCGTCATCGCCATACCCACCCGCCACGCCCACAGTCATAACTCCATCATCCGGCGGAGCGATTTCGATCACGCCCTCAGGCTGGTCGGAGAGTTAATCGTAAGGCTGGACGGGAAGGCGGTTTCCGGCCTGTGCGGTTGA
- a CDS encoding laccase: protein MPAPRRRMSTNIFRRRMREAGSGATPTSLSSVIAQPAKPREVTRRQYLQMAAGTAGLLGYSIAARKVVQGAEQVTNPVYRNKITHEERMAAAARANETLAEAGQLTPKNGGSLIAQAIPLAANPGPGDVPDYFSITVPNWAYSPPIRKFVDRLPGLGPGAANGLGQYIPIANPDKLTYPGSDYYEISLREYNEKLHSDLPPTRLRGYVQTNNGTDAGGTLNNVAPAPIHYLGPLIIAQKDRAVRIRFTNQLPTGAGGNLFIPVDEAMMGAGLGPMGGTEIYTQNRAVIHLHGADAPWISDGTPHQWITPAGETTSYPDGASVLYSGVPDMPAPGPGQYNYYYPNQMSARLMFYHDHALGITRLNVYVGMAAGYIIQDPVEAELVNSGIIPADQIPLIVQDKTFVDAPMIPSTDPTWNWGVTPGTAHDGDLWMGHVYNPAQNPWAPDNSGINPMGRWHYAPWFWPPATNLLVGPQPNPYYDSVNPANTPWEAPFIPGAPHPAMQMESFQDTMLVNGTAFPYVEVDPKSYRLRVLNACNDRFVNLQMYEADPAGYAIDATGASVPPGTGFGTEVKTVIAAPYPNDPTWPQNFEFGNATWPVDGRDGGVPDWNTAGPPWIVIGTEGGFLPMPAVVPQRPVDWNVDVTMFNAGIVNSFSLALGPAERADVIVDFSAFAGKTLIVYNDAPAPFPAPDPRLDYYTGSPDMAAAGGYTYPANANTTLPGHGPNTRTVMQIRVKNIAPAAPYNVAALNEAWASNAAHPGVFERTQPKLIVPNAVHNDAYRVDNGNGTFSPRAGATSFPADTYVRIFQNSHTFKTISGQQMTLPLQPKAIQDEMGEAYDPVYGRMSGMLGLELPNTVAGAANFMLYPYASPPVEVLKDSMVPLSEPMPGDGTQLWKITHNGVDTHPIHFHLFNVQVINRVAWDGFLSLPHPTERGWKETLRVSPLEDTIVALRPVAPQLPFKVPNSIRPIDATMPLGETLIGPPGGFFDPTGNPITITNQMVNFGWEYVIHCHILGHEEMDMMHGVCFAVAPDAPTNVTATVLDNPKRVSLSWTNPAVNATGFKIERATDAGFTANLVTRTVGMVTTFEDTEIENAITYFYRVTALNTVGSTIPGFPTATAESAPTVAGAQSTGVAQTRMVTVCPTSVSPAKTITVTASLKQLPGLTDVVRAGMPVLFNYIFHKLESGTTESGTATINTDAAGKAVLAVAAPNEKATVVVDAIFNGDANLQPSSNMSTIAVVPFIQTVLTASNAAGVVTFHLADSYGNAIAGQDLSFLTTAGTLSAGAAATDTSGNAQVVLSGVNSAVISASFGGFVNASGWSYQPSQARITAEIAASGPAITRIVTTSADSVSPGQNINMTAQLQTLPAQAPVNIAGLSITFNYVFYKLESGTTQNGSVVATTNASGVATLSVPAPNEKSTVVIDAVFFGDANRLASSHMGIIAVVPFIQTVITGSTSAGVITFHLADQYGNPLVGRTLSFLTTAGTLSSATGLTSAGGDVAVALSGAPGVVSASFGGYQSPAGWSYQPTQCRITVTP from the coding sequence ATGCCAGCACCCAGAAGGCGGATGTCAACCAATATTTTCAGGCGCAGGATGAGGGAGGCTGGCAGCGGCGCTACCCCTACGTCTCTTTCTTCGGTCATCGCTCAGCCCGCCAAACCCCGGGAGGTAACCCGGCGCCAGTACCTGCAGATGGCCGCCGGCACCGCCGGGCTTTTGGGCTATTCAATAGCCGCCCGGAAAGTAGTCCAGGGCGCCGAACAGGTGACCAATCCGGTTTACCGTAACAAGATCACCCATGAAGAGCGTATGGCCGCCGCCGCCCGCGCCAATGAAACGCTAGCTGAGGCCGGTCAGCTCACCCCCAAGAACGGCGGCAGCCTCATTGCCCAGGCCATCCCGCTGGCGGCCAATCCCGGACCGGGCGATGTGCCGGATTATTTCAGTATCACCGTGCCCAACTGGGCTTACAGCCCGCCCATCCGGAAGTTTGTCGACCGCCTCCCCGGCCTCGGCCCCGGCGCCGCCAACGGCCTCGGCCAATATATCCCCATCGCCAACCCCGATAAACTGACTTATCCCGGTTCTGATTATTATGAGATCTCCCTCCGCGAGTATAACGAGAAACTGCACTCGGACCTGCCTCCCACCCGCCTGCGCGGTTATGTCCAGACCAACAACGGCACCGATGCCGGCGGCACCCTCAACAATGTTGCGCCGGCGCCGATCCATTATCTTGGCCCTCTTATAATCGCTCAGAAAGACCGCGCCGTCCGCATCAGGTTCACCAATCAACTGCCCACCGGCGCCGGCGGCAACCTGTTCATCCCCGTCGACGAAGCCATGATGGGCGCCGGTCTGGGCCCCATGGGCGGTACCGAGATTTATACCCAGAATCGCGCCGTCATCCACCTCCACGGCGCCGATGCCCCGTGGATCTCCGACGGCACGCCTCACCAGTGGATCACCCCGGCCGGCGAGACGACATCCTATCCCGACGGCGCCAGCGTCCTGTATTCCGGCGTGCCGGATATGCCGGCCCCCGGCCCCGGCCAGTACAATTACTACTACCCCAACCAGATGAGCGCCCGTCTGATGTTCTACCACGACCATGCGCTTGGCATCACCCGCCTTAACGTCTATGTCGGCATGGCCGCCGGATACATTATTCAAGACCCGGTGGAAGCCGAACTGGTGAATAGCGGCATCATTCCCGCCGACCAGATCCCGCTGATCGTCCAGGATAAGACCTTTGTTGATGCCCCGATGATTCCATCCACCGATCCCACCTGGAACTGGGGCGTTACCCCGGGGACGGCCCACGACGGCGACCTGTGGATGGGCCACGTCTATAACCCGGCCCAAAACCCCTGGGCTCCGGACAATTCCGGCATCAATCCCATGGGCCGCTGGCACTATGCCCCGTGGTTCTGGCCGCCGGCCACCAACCTGCTGGTCGGGCCGCAGCCCAACCCGTATTATGATTCGGTCAATCCCGCCAATACCCCGTGGGAAGCCCCCTTCATCCCGGGCGCCCCCCACCCTGCCATGCAGATGGAATCCTTCCAGGACACTATGCTGGTCAACGGCACCGCCTTCCCTTATGTCGAAGTTGATCCCAAGTCCTATCGGCTCCGCGTCCTGAACGCCTGCAATGACCGCTTTGTTAACCTCCAGATGTACGAGGCTGATCCGGCCGGATATGCCATAGACGCCACCGGAGCCTCCGTTCCTCCCGGAACCGGATTCGGTACCGAGGTAAAAACCGTCATCGCCGCGCCCTATCCCAACGATCCAACCTGGCCCCAGAACTTCGAGTTCGGCAACGCCACCTGGCCGGTGGACGGCCGCGATGGCGGTGTCCCGGATTGGAACACCGCCGGTCCTCCCTGGATAGTCATCGGCACCGAAGGCGGCTTTCTGCCTATGCCGGCCGTCGTCCCCCAACGGCCGGTTGACTGGAACGTTGACGTTACCATGTTCAACGCCGGTATAGTCAACTCCTTCTCCCTGGCGCTCGGCCCGGCCGAACGGGCGGACGTCATCGTTGATTTTTCCGCCTTCGCCGGCAAGACACTTATCGTCTATAACGACGCCCCCGCCCCCTTCCCAGCCCCCGACCCGCGCCTGGACTACTACACGGGCTCGCCTGATATGGCAGCTGCCGGCGGCTATACCTATCCCGCCAACGCCAACACTACCCTGCCCGGTCACGGGCCCAACACCCGCACCGTTATGCAGATCCGGGTCAAGAATATTGCGCCGGCAGCGCCGTACAACGTCGCCGCTTTGAATGAAGCCTGGGCTTCCAACGCCGCCCACCCCGGCGTCTTCGAGCGGACGCAGCCCAAGCTGATCGTACCCAATGCTGTTCACAACGACGCCTACCGGGTGGATAACGGCAACGGTACCTTCTCGCCCAGGGCTGGCGCTACCTCGTTCCCGGCTGACACTTATGTCCGCATCTTCCAGAACTCCCATACCTTTAAGACCATCAGCGGGCAGCAGATGACGCTGCCGCTGCAGCCTAAAGCCATCCAGGACGAAATGGGTGAAGCCTATGACCCGGTTTACGGCCGCATGAGCGGCATGCTCGGGCTGGAGCTGCCCAATACCGTCGCCGGCGCCGCCAACTTCATGCTCTACCCTTACGCCTCGCCGCCGGTCGAAGTCCTTAAGGACTCCATGGTCCCGCTGTCAGAGCCCATGCCGGGTGACGGCACCCAGCTCTGGAAGATCACCCACAACGGCGTTGATACCCACCCGATCCACTTCCACCTGTTTAACGTTCAGGTAATCAACCGCGTCGCCTGGGACGGCTTTCTGTCGCTGCCCCATCCAACCGAACGAGGCTGGAAGGAAACCCTCCGCGTCAGCCCCTTGGAGGATACCATCGTCGCCCTCAGACCGGTCGCGCCGCAACTGCCGTTCAAGGTGCCCAACTCGATCCGTCCGATCGATGCCACCATGCCGTTGGGCGAAACCCTCATCGGCCCGCCCGGCGGCTTCTTCGATCCCACCGGCAACCCGATCACCATCACCAACCAGATGGTCAACTTCGGCTGGGAGTATGTCATCCACTGCCACATCCTCGGCCACGAGGAAATGGACATGATGCACGGCGTCTGCTTCGCCGTCGCCCCGGACGCGCCGACCAACGTAACCGCTACCGTCCTGGACAACCCCAAGAGGGTCAGCCTGTCATGGACCAACCCTGCGGTCAATGCCACCGGATTCAAGATTGAACGCGCCACTGACGCCGGCTTCACCGCTAACCTGGTAACCCGCACCGTAGGCATGGTCACCACGTTCGAGGACACTGAGATTGAAAACGCCATCACCTACTTCTACCGGGTTACCGCGTTGAACACCGTAGGCAGCACCATACCTGGTTTCCCGACCGCAACGGCTGAATCTGCCCCGACCGTTGCCGGAGCCCAAAGCACCGGTGTCGCCCAGACCAGGATGGTCACCGTCTGCCCGACCTCGGTCAGCCCCGCCAAGACGATCACTGTCACCGCTTCGTTGAAGCAGCTGCCTGGCCTGACTGATGTTGTCCGGGCAGGAATGCCGGTACTCTTCAACTACATCTTCCACAAGCTTGAATCCGGCACCACCGAATCAGGTACCGCCACCATAAATACCGATGCTGCCGGCAAGGCTGTTCTGGCCGTGGCCGCCCCCAATGAAAAGGCCACCGTCGTGGTTGACGCCATCTTCAATGGCGACGCCAACCTGCAGCCCTCATCCAATATGAGCACCATCGCTGTGGTACCTTTCATCCAGACGGTGCTGACGGCCTCCAACGCGGCTGGTGTCGTGACCTTCCACCTGGCCGACTCTTATGGTAATGCTATCGCCGGGCAGGACCTGTCCTTCCTGACCACTGCCGGCACCCTATCCGCCGGTGCTGCCGCCACCGATACCAGCGGTAATGCCCAGGTCGTCCTCAGCGGCGTCAACTCCGCGGTCATCTCCGCCAGTTTCGGCGGTTTTGTGAACGCCAGCGGCTGGTCCTACCAGCCTTCCCAGGCGCGCATCACCGCCGAAATCGCGGCTTCAGGCCCGGCGATCACAAGGATCGTAACCACCTCGGCGGACTCCGTCAGCCCGGGGCAAAACATCAATATGACTGCCCAGCTTCAGACGTTGCCCGCCCAGGCTCCGGTCAACATCGCCGGTTTATCCATCACCTTCAATTACGTGTTCTACAAACTGGAATCTGGCACCACCCAGAACGGCTCTGTCGTAGCCACCACTAACGCTTCCGGAGTCGCTACGCTCAGCGTACCGGCGCCGAATGAAAAATCGACGGTGGTTATTGACGCCGTTTTCTTCGGTGACGCCAATCGCCTGGCTTCGTCCCATATGGGTATCATAGCCGTGGTACCTTTCATCCAGACGGTGATTACCGGTTCAACTTCAGCGGGCGTAATCACCTTCCACCTGGCTGATCAGTACGGCAACCCGCTGGTTGGGCGTACTTTGTCCTTCCTAACCACTGCTGGCACTTTGTCTTCGGCCACTGGCCTGACCTCCGCCGGCGGCGATGTCGCCGTGGCGCTGAGCGGTGCCCCCGGGGTGGTTTCGGCCAGCTTCGGTGGCTACCAGAGTCCGGCCGGCTGGTCATATCAGCCCACCCAGTGCCGCATCACCGTCACTCCGTAA
- a CDS encoding methyltransferase domain-containing protein: protein MIQTYAGHSTGGHSFERWHLEVFGCPGCKSSLVPMDSVLTCESCGTAYSVLNGIPALISPDTALEMTAGHLPVKEFYLFERYDWTKDPKGLEYIYHHTRRAETWHYIEKLLPSDGIVLDIGCGTGLITHRLATIRQKAVALDMNLWALNQMNGKPYIVKAQADAEMLPVQDSSVDMVIATEVVEHLENPEATLQEMLRVCRPGGWLVGSVPSTNSIWKMRQHLSMTCAGNEPFHRNFTRNEITDLWHRVGYDGQIHGICFGLNWLWTVQK, encoded by the coding sequence ATGATTCAGACATACGCCGGTCACTCGACGGGAGGGCATTCATTCGAGCGTTGGCATCTGGAGGTTTTCGGATGTCCTGGCTGTAAATCCAGCCTGGTGCCCATGGATAGTGTTTTAACATGCGAGTCCTGCGGTACCGCCTACTCCGTACTCAACGGCATCCCGGCGCTCATCAGCCCGGACACCGCCCTCGAAATGACCGCCGGGCATCTCCCGGTCAAAGAGTTTTACCTTTTTGAACGTTACGATTGGACCAAAGACCCCAAAGGGCTTGAATATATTTATCACCACACCAGGAGAGCCGAAACCTGGCACTACATCGAAAAACTGCTGCCCAGTGACGGGATCGTCCTCGATATCGGCTGCGGTACCGGCTTGATCACCCACCGACTGGCCACCATCAGACAGAAAGCCGTAGCTCTGGACATGAACCTTTGGGCTTTGAACCAGATGAACGGCAAGCCGTATATTGTCAAAGCCCAGGCGGATGCCGAAATGCTTCCCGTCCAGGACTCGTCAGTAGATATGGTCATCGCCACTGAGGTGGTAGAGCATCTGGAGAATCCTGAGGCTACACTCCAGGAAATGTTACGGGTCTGCCGTCCCGGCGGCTGGCTTGTCGGGTCTGTCCCCAGCACCAACAGCATCTGGAAGATGCGCCAGCACCTAAGTATGACCTGTGCTGGCAATGAACCGTTTCACCGTAACTTCACCCGCAATGAAATCACTGACCTGTGGCATCGCGTCGGCTACGACGGCCAGATCCACGGTATTTGCTTTGGGCTTAACTGGCTTTGGACAGTACAGAAGTGA
- a CDS encoding DUF4418 family protein, whose protein sequence is MFKVLGVVLVVLAIFAAVFPMFTDCQSQGKAITLANGKTIPMKCHWSGVAEIAAAAPLAVVGVMMTFNRRKTTLMQLGGLGVVLGAVIIALPTFLIGVCQTPTMTCVTLERPGLITAGALVIASGLVGMVLAARSNRLE, encoded by the coding sequence ATGTTCAAAGTCCTCGGTGTTGTCCTGGTGGTACTGGCGATATTCGCCGCCGTTTTCCCGATGTTCACTGATTGCCAGTCCCAGGGAAAAGCCATAACCCTGGCCAACGGTAAGACCATTCCGATGAAATGTCACTGGAGCGGTGTTGCCGAGATAGCCGCCGCCGCCCCGCTGGCCGTCGTCGGCGTCATGATGACTTTCAACCGCCGCAAGACTACCCTTATGCAGTTGGGCGGGCTCGGCGTGGTGCTGGGCGCGGTGATTATCGCCTTGCCGACCTTTCTGATCGGCGTCTGCCAGACCCCTACTATGACCTGCGTCACCCTGGAGAGGCCCGGACTCATCACCGCCGGGGCGCTGGTGATTGCTTCCGGCCTGGTTGGCATGGTTCTGGCCGCCAGGTCCAACCGGTTGGAATAG
- a CDS encoding ABC transporter permease, with protein sequence MGTIKLALKNIRWNGFRSLSIFLGVAGVAAFLLSTTLIIRGAETSLDSGLQRMGADILVVPVGAETKLETALLMGKPTEIWMPRSNLESVASVPGVEAVSPQVYLASLYGAACCAVWEMFIVVYDPATDFTVTPWLRDNLGRDLARGEVVGGHYIFVPPEFDQIILYGYGMDLVGNLTATGTGLDQTLFMTMETAVAMAESSITTAVQPLVVNPELISTIMVRIEPSADVHRVALDILSNTRGMVPIESPNLFGAFRNQMNGLLWGFFIISLIIWILSVLLIGLIFSMAANERRREMAVLRAIGATRGFIFKTLLSEAALLAVTGSLVGIIVAAGGLFVLKDLIAGSLRMPFLFPPLGVFLGLVGAGVGLALLTVTLAASIPAFRLSRQELAIAMRQ encoded by the coding sequence ATGGGCACGATTAAACTAGCGCTGAAAAACATCCGCTGGAACGGCTTCCGGAGCCTGAGTATTTTCCTCGGGGTTGCCGGAGTAGCGGCATTCCTGCTCTCGACGACCCTGATCATCAGAGGCGCTGAAACCAGCCTTGATTCAGGTTTGCAGCGCATGGGCGCTGATATCCTGGTGGTTCCGGTCGGCGCCGAAACAAAGCTGGAAACCGCCCTCTTGATGGGTAAACCGACTGAAATCTGGATGCCCAGAAGTAACCTGGAATCAGTCGCTTCGGTGCCCGGCGTGGAAGCTGTTTCGCCCCAGGTATACCTGGCCTCTTTATACGGAGCCGCCTGCTGCGCGGTTTGGGAGATGTTCATTGTGGTATACGACCCGGCGACCGATTTCACGGTGACACCCTGGCTGAGAGACAATCTAGGACGGGACCTTGCCAGGGGCGAGGTGGTCGGTGGCCACTATATTTTTGTGCCGCCTGAATTTGACCAGATAATCCTCTACGGCTACGGCATGGATCTGGTCGGCAACCTGACAGCCACCGGTACCGGGCTGGACCAAACGTTATTCATGACCATGGAAACGGCTGTTGCCATGGCCGAATCATCCATTACCACTGCGGTTCAGCCGTTAGTGGTCAACCCAGAATTGATCTCCACCATCATGGTCCGGATTGAGCCCTCTGCTGACGTTCATCGGGTTGCCCTGGACATCTTGTCCAACACCAGAGGGATGGTACCAATCGAAAGCCCGAACCTCTTCGGCGCTTTCCGGAACCAGATGAACGGCTTGTTGTGGGGCTTTTTCATTATTTCGCTCATCATCTGGATTCTTTCGGTGCTGCTGATCGGTCTGATATTTTCTATGGCGGCCAATGAACGCAGGCGGGAAATGGCTGTCCTTAGAGCCATCGGCGCCACCCGGGGTTTCATCTTTAAAACCCTCCTTTCGGAAGCGGCTTTACTGGCTGTCACCGGCTCCCTGGTCGGCATTATCGTGGCGGCCGGAGGTTTGTTTGTCCTTAAGGACCTCATCGCCGGTTCTCTTCGCATGCCTTTTCTCTTCCCTCCGCTTGGCGTGTTTCTGGGTCTTGTAGGTGCCGGCGTCGGACTGGCGCTATTGACCGTGACGCTGGCCGCCTCCATTCCCGCCTTCCGGCTGAGCCGCCAGGAACTCGCCATAGCCATGAGACAATAA
- a CDS encoding ABC transporter ATP-binding protein, whose protein sequence is MLKLENVTKTFALDASTSISPVRDVTLDIKAGELIMIIGRSGTGKSTLLNLAAGLIKPTSGRVTMNGGDLAGLDDQGLSTLRRETMGFIFQFPSLIPSITVLDNVYLPSGFTSRKSPNHFLERSKTLLETVGLSAKARVHPQQLSAGEQKRVAIARALVNQPKLILADEPTSDLDQHTENQIMELICSINKQGVTFLVVTHSLELLPFASRAFEMEDGRLKPMPCRNTPVATIGVARELP, encoded by the coding sequence ATGCTGAAACTTGAGAACGTCACCAAGACCTTTGCCCTGGATGCGTCTACATCCATCAGCCCCGTCCGCGATGTCACCCTCGATATCAAAGCGGGGGAGCTGATCATGATCATCGGCCGCTCCGGGACCGGGAAGTCCACCCTTCTAAACCTGGCCGCCGGATTGATCAAACCTACATCCGGCCGGGTGACAATGAACGGCGGCGATCTTGCCGGCCTGGATGACCAAGGGCTTTCAACACTCCGCCGTGAAACCATGGGCTTTATTTTTCAATTTCCCAGCCTGATTCCGTCCATAACGGTATTGGACAACGTTTATCTTCCATCGGGCTTCACCTCCAGGAAATCACCAAACCATTTCCTGGAACGTTCCAAAACACTGCTGGAAACAGTCGGTTTGAGCGCTAAAGCCCGGGTACACCCCCAGCAGCTTTCGGCCGGTGAACAGAAAAGGGTGGCTATCGCCAGGGCTTTGGTGAACCAGCCCAAACTGATACTGGCCGATGAACCGACCAGCGACCTTGACCAGCACACTGAAAACCAGATTATGGAGTTAATCTGCAGCATCAATAAGCAGGGGGTAACTTTTCTGGTGGTTACTCACAGTCTGGAACTGCTGCCTTTCGCCAGCCGGGCTTTTGAAATGGAAGACGGCAGGCTGAAACCCATGCCATGCCGAAATACGCCGGTTGCTACCATCGGGGTAGCGAGGGAACTGCCGTGA
- a CDS encoding aminoacetone oxidase family FAD-binding enzyme: MERFTTAVIGGGAAGLLAAISAGRRGAPVVICEKTPQLGKKLLATGNGRCNLLNADLSELHYNAAARRLVSSIFEIFGRDQILSLFRGLGLEVYSDEGRIFPRTNQASSVLKVLELELKRLPVVVKYNFDCASISPSKNGFIVAARSGEKVECRRAVIAGGGRTYPAFGADGGAYEIARKLGHSVVEPVPVAVPLVVKDNLCHLLQGQRIFAVARSMINGQPGIEYSGELLFTKYGLSGTCILDASEEVSIALTRKHRTQVFIAVDLVPFISRDKLAGELQRRRDIGMLPDDLLAGILPNKFGPALQGILENSDTAAVVESLKNHLFRVADTRGWNEAEFTAGGVSVEEVVTGTLESKLKKGVYFAGEMLDVNGERGGYNLAWAWASGWVAGAAD, encoded by the coding sequence ATGGAACGTTTCACTACCGCGGTCATCGGCGGCGGCGCCGCCGGCCTGCTGGCTGCCATCAGCGCCGGCCGCCGCGGCGCCCCGGTGGTAATCTGCGAAAAAACACCGCAGCTCGGCAAGAAACTACTGGCTACCGGCAACGGCCGCTGCAACCTGCTAAATGCCGATCTTTCTGAACTCCACTACAACGCCGCCGCCCGCCGCCTGGTAAGCTCCATTTTTGAAATCTTCGGCCGGGACCAGATTCTCAGCCTGTTTCGCGGCTTGGGACTTGAAGTATATTCGGACGAAGGCCGCATCTTCCCCCGCACCAACCAGGCCTCCTCCGTGCTCAAGGTTCTGGAACTTGAGTTAAAAAGGCTGCCGGTGGTGGTTAAATACAATTTCGACTGCGCCTCGATCAGTCCTTCGAAAAACGGGTTCATCGTCGCCGCCCGTTCCGGTGAAAAAGTGGAATGCCGCCGCGCTGTCATCGCCGGCGGCGGCCGGACCTATCCCGCCTTCGGCGCCGATGGCGGCGCATATGAAATCGCCCGCAAACTGGGCCATAGCGTCGTAGAACCGGTGCCTGTCGCCGTGCCGCTGGTGGTTAAAGACAATTTATGCCACTTGCTGCAGGGCCAGAGGATTTTCGCCGTCGCCCGCAGCATGATCAACGGTCAACCCGGCATTGAATACTCCGGGGAACTACTCTTCACCAAGTACGGCCTGTCGGGCACCTGCATCCTGGATGCTTCAGAGGAAGTGTCCATCGCCTTGACCCGAAAACACCGGACACAGGTCTTCATCGCCGTTGACCTGGTACCCTTCATCAGCCGCGATAAGCTGGCAGGCGAACTTCAGCGGCGGCGCGATATCGGTATGCTTCCCGACGACCTGCTGGCCGGCATACTGCCCAACAAGTTCGGGCCGGCGCTCCAGGGTATTCTGGAAAACAGCGATACCGCCGCGGTCGTCGAATCACTGAAAAATCACCTGTTCCGGGTTGCCGACACCCGCGGCTGGAATGAAGCTGAATTCACCGCCGGCGGTGTCTCGGTCGAAGAAGTGGTGACAGGCACTCTGGAATCTAAATTGAAAAAAGGCGTCTATTTTGCCGGCGAAATGCTGGATGTCAATGGGGAACGCGGCGGCTACAACTTAGCCTGGGCCTGGGCTTCAGGCTGGGTAGCCGGAGCGGCGGATTGA
- a CDS encoding response regulator transcription factor: MSGNVMETIVIIDDETNIVELARLYLEREGFKVAACGKGREGISLVSASNPNLVILDIMLPDIDGFEVLKRLRSSSKVPVLMLSARREDVDKIVGLEMGADDYLTKPFNPHELLARVKAVLRRSQPPASAGQVIELGKLRIDSERHEAAVNGSPIELRARELSLLIALARQPGIVFSRERLLNQVWGYDYYGDTRTVDVHINHLRDKLKGSGIDIETLRGTGYRLVAGGAA, encoded by the coding sequence ATGTCGGGCAACGTTATGGAAACCATCGTCATCATCGACGACGAAACAAATATCGTCGAATTGGCCCGCCTCTACCTGGAGCGGGAGGGCTTTAAGGTCGCGGCTTGCGGCAAAGGCCGCGAAGGCATCAGCCTCGTCTCGGCCAGCAATCCGAACCTTGTCATCCTCGACATCATGCTCCCGGACATCGACGGCTTCGAGGTGCTGAAACGGCTGCGATCATCAAGTAAAGTCCCAGTGCTGATGCTGTCCGCCCGCCGCGAGGACGTGGACAAGATCGTCGGCCTGGAGATGGGCGCCGACGACTACCTGACCAAGCCCTTCAACCCGCATGAACTGCTGGCTCGGGTCAAAGCCGTTCTCCGCCGCAGCCAGCCTCCGGCTTCCGCCGGGCAGGTCATCGAACTGGGCAAGTTACGCATCGATTCGGAACGCCACGAGGCGGCGGTCAACGGTTCGCCGATCGAGCTGCGGGCCAGGGAACTGTCCCTGTTAATAGCCCTTGCCCGCCAGCCCGGCATAGTCTTCTCCCGGGAAAGACTCCTTAACCAGGTCTGGGGTTATGACTACTACGGGGACACCAGGACAGTCGACGTCCACATCAACCACCTGCGCGATAAACTCAAAGGCTCCGGCATAGATATCGAGACACTGCGGGGTACAGGTTACCGGCTGGTGGCGGGCGGGGCCGCATGA